Proteins encoded together in one Hevea brasiliensis isolate MT/VB/25A 57/8 chromosome 16, ASM3005281v1, whole genome shotgun sequence window:
- the LOC110655069 gene encoding uncharacterized protein LOC110655069, with the protein MAATPSHLASSLAQNYSFNPPRIPISGRPLHRSNYHAASALPTKYWLASRWTPKPRPKIACEAAEVSVSEQSPTAGGGGENWVPVVPLAALPKGERRVIIQDGETILLLWYKDEVFAIENRSPAEGAYTEGLINAKLTQDGCIVCPTTDSTFDLRTGAIKDWYPKNPVLRVLTPALRTLYVYPVKTDEDNIYISVKGGVKPDASAEIVFSGKAQPGVTATDVNVDEVRMVVDEELEGFGFTGKNELINGKAAVIGFLLLLDFELLTGKGLLKGTGFLDFLYAATNAFK; encoded by the exons ATGGCTGCCACTCCCTCCCATCTCGCCTCATCTTTGGCTCAAAATTACTCTTTTAACCCTCCACGTATTCCCATTTCCGGCCGCCCGCTGCACCGTTCCAACTACCACGCTGCCTCTGCATTGCCCACAAAATATTGGCTTGCCTCTCGATGGACTCCCAAGCCTCGACCCAAAATTGCGTGTGAGGCGGCGGAAGTATCGGTGAGTGAGCAGTCTCCGACTGCCGGTGGAGGAGGCGAGAACTGGGTTCCTGTGGTTCCGTTGGCGGCACTGCCAAAGGGAGAAAGGCGTGTGATAATTCAAGATGGGGAGACGATACTTTTGCTGTGGTATAAGGATGAGGTTTTCGCTATTGAGAATAGGTCACCTGCTGAGGGGGCTTATACTGAAGGACTCATCAATGCCAAGCTTACCCAG GATGGTTGTATAGTTTGCCCAACAACGGATAGCACATTTGATCTTCGGACTGGAGCTATTAAAGATTGGTATCCAAAAAATCCTGTGCTGAGAGTTCTCACACCTGCTTTGAGGACACTCTATGTTTATCCTGTAAAAACTGATGAAGATAATATTTATATCAGTGTGAAAGGAGGTGTAAAACCTGATGCATCTGCAGAAATAGTGTTTAGTGGGAAGGCTCAACCTGGTGTGACTGCAACTGATGTCAATGTGGATGAg GTGAGAATGGTAGTCGATGAGGAGCTAGAGGGGTTTGGCTTCACTGGCAAGAATGAATTGATAAATGGGAAGGCAGCTGTAATTGGATTCTTGCTGTTATTAGACTTTGAACTCTTGACTGGGAAAGGTCTCCTCAAGGGAACAGGCTTCTTGGATTTTCTGTATGCTGCAACTAATGCTTTCAAGTAG
- the LOC110655062 gene encoding ethylene-responsive transcription factor ERF020 has translation MSGSTHLDNQESSSTGASDQRKYKGVRQRKWGKWVSEIRVPGTQERLWLGSYSTPEAAAVAHDVASYCLRVQQQSSSMDSRLNFPLMLPASLRADMSPKSIQKAASDAGMAIDAHMILNRSRSPDSESRGNEGGSSGHGSSETDVNREHTMGNCGNWEGTQPKDGGETLSISVEDYL, from the coding sequence ATGAGTGGCTCAACTCACCTTGATAATCAAGAAAGCTCTAGTACAGGAGCTTCTGATCAGAGGAAATACAAGGGAGTTCGTCAGAGAAAATGGGGAAAATGGGTATCGGAAATTAGAGTTCCTGGTACTCAAGAACGGCTCTGGTTAGGTTCTTATTCTACCCCAGAAGCAGCTGCGGTAGCTCATGATGTAGCTTCCTATTGTTTAAGAGTACAACAGCAGTCGTCTTCGATGGATAGTCGTCTGAACTTTCCTTTAATGTTGCCTGCAAGTTTACGAGCTGATATGTCACCTAAGTCCATACAGAAAGCAGCTTCTGATGCTGGCATGGCAATTGATGCCCACATGATACTAAACAGGTCTCGATCACCTGATAGTGAATCTAGAGGCAATGAAGGTGGTTCTTCAGGTCATGGGTCATCGGAGACAGACGTAAATAGGGAACATACCATGGGTAACTGTGGGAATTGGGAGGGAACTCAACCCAAAGATGGTGGAGAGACTTTAAGCATCTCTGTTGAAGATTATTTATAG